One window from the genome of Anopheles merus strain MAF chromosome 3R, AmerM5.1, whole genome shotgun sequence encodes:
- the LOC121597749 gene encoding myosin heavy chain, muscle isoform X13 gives MPKPPVQVGEDPDPTEFLFVSLEQKRIDQSKPYDSKKACWVPEEKEGYVLGEIKATKGELVTVALPGGEEKNFKKEQLSQVNPPKFEKVEDMADLTYLNEAAVLHNLRQRYYSKLIYTYSGLFCVVINPYKRYPLYTNRCAKMYRGKRRNEVPPHLFAVSDGAYVNMLTNHENQSMLITGESGAGKTENTKKVIAYFATIGASGKKDENAEKKGSLEDQVVQTNPVLEAFGNAKTVRNDNSSRFGKFIRIHFTGSGKLAGADIETYLLEKARVISQQTLERSYHIFYQIMSGSVKGLKEKCLLSNNIHDYHIVAQGKTTIPSVDDGEEMQITDEAFNVLGFTQEEKDNIYRITSAVMHMGRMQFKQKGREEQAEADGTEDGDRVAKLLGVGTDDLYKNLLKPRIKVGNEFVTKGQNKDQVTNSVGALCKGIFDRLFKWLVKKCNETLDTKQKRAQFIGVLDIAGFEIFDFNGFEQLCINFTNEKLQQFFNHHMFVLEQEEYKREGINWAFIDFGMDLLACIDLIEKPMGILSILEEESMFPKATDQTFAEKLMTNHLGKSAPFMKPRPPKPGIPAGHFAIGHYAGVVSYNISGWLEKNKDPLNDTVVDQFKKGSNALMVEIFADHPGQSADPAAAKGGRGKKGAGFATVSSSYKEQLNNLMTTLKSTQPHFVRCIIPNEMKTAGVVDAHLVMHQLTCNGVLEGIRICRKGFPNRMMYPDFKLRYLILAPAAMQAETEGKKAAEKCFEAIGLDPDSYRIGHTKVFFRAGVLGQMEEFRDERLSKIMSWMQAWCRGYLSRKEFKKMQEQRVSLEIVQRNLRKYLKLRTWAWWKLWQKVKPLLNVSRVEDQIAKLEEKATKAQEAYEKEEKLRKELEALNSKLLAEKTALLDSLSGEKGALQEYQEKAAKLTAQKNDLENQLRDTQERLAQEEDARNQLFQTKKKLEQEIGSQKKDAEDLELQIQKIEQDKASKDHQIRNLNDEIAHQDELINKLNKEKKMQGEVNQKTAEELQAAEDKVNHLNKVKAKLEQTLDELEDSLEREKKLRGDVEKAKRKVEGDLKLTQEAVADLERNKKELEQTVLRKDKEISALSAKLEDEQSLVGKLQKQIKELQARIEELEEEVEAERQARAKAEKQRADLARELEELGERLEEAGGATSAQIELNKKREAELAKLRRDLEEANIQHEGTLANLRKKHNDAVAEMAEQVDQLNKLKTKAEHDRANMYNELNNTRTACDQLSREKAAQEKIAKQLQHTLNEVQSKLDETNRTLNDFDASKKKLSIENSDLLRQLEDAESQVSQLSKIKISLTQQLEDTKRLADEEARERATLLGKFRNLEHDLDNLREQVEEEAEGKGDIQRQLSKANAEAQLWRSKYESEGVARAEELEEAKRKLQARLAEAEETIESLNQKCIALEKTKQRLATEVEDLQLEVDRASSIANAAEKKQKAFDKIIGEWKLKVDDLAAELDASQKECRNYSTELFRLKGAYEEGQEQLEAVRRENKNLADEVKDLLDQIGEGGRNIHEIEKSRKRLEAEKDELQAALEEAEAALEQEENKVLRAQLELSQVRQEIDRRIQEKEEEFENTRKNHQRALDSMQASLEAEAKGKAEALRMKKKLEADINELEIALDHANKANAEAQKNIKRYQQQLKDVQSALEEEQRARDDAREQLGISERRANALQNELEESRTLLEQADRGRRQAEQELSDAHEQLNEVSAQNASIAAAKRKLESELQTLHSDLDELLNEAKNSEEKAKKAMVDAARLADELRAEQDHAQTQEKLRKALEQQIKELQVRLDEAESNALKGGKKAIQKLEQRVRELESELDSEQRRHADAQKNLRKSERRIKELTFQSEEDRKNHERMQDLVDKLQQKIKTYKRQIEEAEEIAALNLAKFRKAQQELEEAEERADIAEQAATKFRTKGGRAGSVQRGASPAPQRQPSAMPALAGLNLPTFDDHGF, from the exons ATGCCAAAGCCACCAGTTCAGGTCGGAGAGGATCCCGATCCAACTGAGTTCCTTTTCGTCTCGCTCGAGCAGAAGCGTATCGATCAGAGCAAGCCGTACGATTCCAAGAAGGCTTGCTGGGTTCCGGAAGAGAAGGAGGGCTATGTGTTGGGTGAAATCAAGGCCACCAAGGGTGAGCTGGTCACCGTTGCCCTGCCCGGTGGTGAG GAGAAAAACTTCAAAAAGGAACAACTTTCGCAAGTGAATCCTCCGAAGTTTGAAAAAGTCGAAGATATGGCCGATCTGACCTATCTAAACGAAGCTGCCGTACTACACAACTTACGCCAACGATACTACTCCAAACTGATCTAT ACCTACTCGGGCTTGTTCTGCGTTGTCATCAACCCGTACAAGCGTTACCCGCTGTATACCAACCGTTGCGCCAAGATGTACCGTGGCAAGCGCCGTAATGAAGTGCCGCCGCATCTGTTCGCCGTCTCTGACGGTGCCTACGTCAACATGTTGACGAACCACGAGAACCAGTCTATGCTGATTACCGGTGAATCTGGTGCCGGAAAGACTGAGAACACCAAGAAGGTCATTGCGTACTTCGCCACCATTGGCGCTTCGGGCAAGAAGGACGAGAACGCCGAGAAGAAGGGCTCGCTGGAAGATCAGGTCGTCCAGACTAACCCCGTACTTGAGGCCTTCGGTAACGCCAAGACCGTCCGTAACGATAACTCGTCTCGTTTC GGTAAGTTCATCCGTATCCACTTCACTGGAAGCGGTAAGCTGGCTGGTGCCGATATTGAGACTTACCTGCTGGAGAAAGCCCGTGTCATCTCGCAGCAGACTCTGGAGCGCTCGTACCACATCTTCTACCAGATTATGTCTGGATCCGTCAAGGGATTGAAAG AAAAATGTTTACTCTCCAACAACATCCATGACTACCATATCGTGGCCCAGGGCAAAACGACAATCCCGAGCGTAGACGATGGAGAAGAAATGCAGATCACCGAT GAAGCCTTCAACGTTCTGGGTTTCACTCAGGAGGAGAAGGACAACATCTACCGTATCACTTCCGCTGTCATGCACATGGGTCGTATGCAGTTCAAGCAGAAGGGTCGCGAAGAGCAGGCTGAGGCTGACGGTACCGAGGATGGTGACCGTGTTGCTAAGCTGCTCGGTGTCGGCACTGACGATCTGTACAAGAATCTGCTGAAGCCACGTATTAAGGTCGGTAACGAGTTCGTCACCAAGGGTCAGAACAAGGACCAGGTCACCAACTCGGTCGGTGCCCTTTGCAAGGGTATCTTCGATCGTCTCTTCAAGTGGCTGGTCAAGAAGTGTAACGAGACTCTGGACACCAAGCAGAAGCGCGCTCAGTTCATTGGTGTGCTGGATATTGCAGGTTTCGAAATCTTCGAC TTCAACGGTTTCGAGCAGTTGTGTATTAACTTCACCAATGAGAAGCTGCAGCAGTTCTTCAACCACCACATGTTCGTCCTGGAGCAGGAAGAATACAAGCGTGAAGGTATTAACTGGGCCTTCATCGATTTCGGTATGGACTTGCTGGCCTGTATTGATCTGATTGAGAAG CCCATGGGTATCCTGTCGATTCTTGAGGAAGAGTCTATGTTCCCGAAGGCCACTGATCAGACCTTCGCTGAGAAGCTGATGACGAACCATCTCGGCAAGTCGGCTCCGTTCATGAAGCCGCGCCCACCGAAGCCAGGCATCCCGGCCGGTCACTTCGCCATTGGTCACTACGCTGGTGTTGTGTCGTACAATATCAGTGGATGGCTTGAGAAGAACAAGGATCCGCTGAACGACACTGTCGTCGATCAGTTCAAGAAGGGTAGCAACGCCCTGATGGTTGAGATCTTCGCTGATCACCCAGGCCAGTCGGCTGATCCGGCCGCCGCCAAGGGAGGTCGAGGCAAGAAGGGTGCTGGTTTCGCCACTGTCTCGTCCTCGTACAAGGAACAGCTGAACAACCTGATGACGACGCTGAAGTCTACTCAGCCTCACTTCGTCCGTTGTATCATTCCCAACGAAATGAAGACGGCCGGTGTCGTTGATGCTCACTTGGTCATGCACCAGCTGACTTGTAACGGTGTACTTGAAGGTATCCGTATTTGCCGTAAGGGCTTCCCTAACCGCATGATGTACCCTGACTTCAAGCTGCG TTATCTGATCTTGGCCCCAGCCGCCATGCAGGCTGAAACTGAGGGCAAGAAGGCTGCCGAGAAGTGCTTCGAAGCTATCGGTCTGGACCCCGACTCCTACcgtattggtcacaccaag GTGTTCTTCCGTGCCGGTGTCCTGGGTCAGATGGAGGAGTTCCGTGATGAGCGTCTCAGCAAGATCATGTCCTGGATGCAGGCTTGGTGCCGCGGTTACCTGTCGCGTAAGGAGTTCAAGAAGATGCAGGAGCAGCGCGTCTCCCTGGAGATCGTCCAGCGCAATCTGCGCAAGTACCTGAAGCTGCGTACCTGGGCCTGGTGGAAGCTGTGGCAGAAGGTCAAGCCTCTGCTTAACGTTTCCCGTGTTGAGGACCAGATTGCT AAACTAGAAGAGAAGGCCACGAAGGCTCAGGAGGCCTATGAGAAGGAAGAGAAGCTGCGCAAGGAACTGGAGGCTCTCAACAGCAAGCTGCTGGCTGAGAAGACCGCTCTCTTGGACTCGCTATCCGGTGAGAAGGGTGCCCTCCAGGAATACCAGGAGAAGGCCGCCAAGCTGACCGCCCAGAAGAACGACCTGGAGAACCAGCTGCGC GACACCCAGGAGCGCCTGGCCCAGGAAGAGGATGCCCGCAACCAGCTCTTCCAGACCAAGAAGAAGTTGGAGCAGGAAATCGGCAGCCAGAAGAAGGATGCTGAGGACCTGGAACTGCAGATCCAGAAGATTGAGCAGGACAAGGCCTCGAAGGATCACCAGATCCGCAACCTGAACGATGAGATCGCCCACCAGGATGAGCTCATCAACAAGCTGAACAAGGAGAAGAAGATGCAGGGTGAGGTCAACCAGAAGACCGCCGAAGAGCTGCAGGCCGCCGAAGACAAGGTGAACCACCTGAACAAGGTGAAGGCCAAGCTGGAGCAGACTCTCGATGAGCTGGAGGACTCGCTTGAGCGCGAGAAGAAGCTGCGCGGTGATGTCGAGAAGGCTAAGCGCAAGGTTGAGGGTGACCTCAAGCTGACCCAGGAGGCTGTTGCCGATCTGGAGCGCAACAAGAAGGAGCTGGAGCAGACCGTCCTGCGCAAGGATAAGGAGATCTCCGCCCTGTCTGCCAAGCTGGAAGACGAGCAGTCGCTGGTTGGCAAGCTGCAGAAGCAGATCAAGGAACTGCAGGCTCGCATTGAGGAGCTCGAGGAGGAAGTCGAGGCCGAGCGTCAGGCCCGCGCCAAGGCTGAGAAGCAGCGTGCTGATCTGGCCCGTGAGCTCGAGGAGCTGGGCGAGCGTTTGGAGGAGGCTGGTGGTGCCACCTCGGCCCAGATTGAGCTGAACAAGAAGCGTGAGGCTGAGCTGGCTAAGCTGCGCCGCGATCTGGAGGAAGCCAACATCCAGCATGAGGGCACTCTGGCTAACCTGCGCAAGAAGCACAACGATGCCGTCGCTGAGATGGCCGAGCAGGTCGATCAGCTGAACAAACTGAAGACCAA GGCTGAACATGACCGCGCTAACATGTACAATGAGCTGAACAACACTCGTACTGCCTGCGATCAGCTGTCCCGCGAAAAG GCCGCCCAGGAGAAGATCGCCAAGCAGCTGCAGCACACTCTGAACGAAGTACAAAGCAAGTTGGACGAAACCAACCGCACTCTGAACGATTTCGATGCCTCCAAGAAGAAGCTGTCGATCGAGAACTCCGATCTGCTGCGCCAGCTGGAGGACGCCGAGTCGCAGGTGTCGCAGCTGAGCAAGATCAAGATCTCGCTCACTCAGCAGCTCGAGGATACCAAGCGTCTTGCCGACGAGGAGGCTCGCGAGCGCGCCACCCTGCTGGGCAAGTTCCGCAACCTGGAGCACGACCTGGACAACCTGCGCGAGCAGGTTGAGGAGGAGGCTGAGGGCAAGGGAGACATCCAGCGCCAGCTCAGCAAGGCCAACGCTGAGGCTCAGCTGTGGCGCAGCAAGTACGAGTCGGAGGGCGTTGCCCGTGCCGAGGAGCTCGAGGAGGCCAAGCGTAAGCTGCAGGCCCGCCTTGCCGAGGCTGAGGAGACCATCGAGTCGCTGAACCAGAAGTGCATTGCACTGGAGAAGACCAAGCAGCGCCTGGCCACCGAGGTCGAGGATCTGCAGCTCGAGGTTGACCGTGCCTCGTCGATTGCCAACGCTGCtgagaagaagcagaaggcGTTCGACAAAATCATTGGAGAATGGAAGCTGAAGGTCGACGATCTGGCCGCCGAGCTGGATGCCTCGCAGAAGGAGTGCCGCAACTACTCGACCGAGCTGTTCCGTCTGAAGGGTGCCTACGAGGAGGGCCAGGAGCAGCTTGAAGCCGTCCGCCGTGAGAACAAGAACTTGGCCGATGAGGTCAAGGATCTGCTGGACCAGATCGGTGAGGGTGGCCGCAACATCCACGAGATTGAGAAGTCGCGTAAGCGCCTGGAGGCCGAGAAGGACGAGCTGCAGGCCGCCCTCGAGGAGGCTGAAGCCGCCCTGGAGCAGGAGGAGAACAAGGTTCTGCGTGCTCAACTTGAACTGTCTCAGGTCCGTCAAGAAATTGACCGCCGCATCCAGGAGAAGGAAGAAGAGTTCGAGAACACTCGCAAGAACCACCAGCGCGCCCTGGACTCGATGCAGGCTTCCCTGGAGGCCGAAGCCAAGGGTAAGGCCGAGGCTCTGCGTATGAAGAAGAAGCTGGAAGCCGACATCAACGAGCTGGAGATTGCTCTGGATCACGCCAACAAG GCTAACGCTGAGGCCCAGAAGAACATCAAGcgctaccagcagcagctgaaggACGTCCAGAGCGCCCTGGAGGAGGAACAGCGCGCCCGCGACGATGCCCGCGAGCAGCTGGGTATCTCGGAGCGCCGTGCCAACGCTCTCCAGAACGAACTGGAGGAGTCGCGCACCCTGTTGGAACAGGCCGACCGTGGCCGTCGCCAGGCCGAGCAGGAGCTCAGTGATGCTCACGAGCAGCTGAACGAAGTGTCCGCCCAGAACGCTTCGATCGCCGCCGCCAAGAGGAAGCTCGAGTCTGAGCTGCAGACCCTGCACTCCGACCTGGATGAGCTGCTGAACGAGGCCAAGAACTCCGAGGAGAAGGCCAAGAAGGCTATGGTTGATGCCGCTCGTCTGGCTGATGAGCTGCGCGCCGAGCAGGACCATGCCCAGACCCAGGAGAAGCTGCGCAAGGCGCTTGAGCAGCAGATCAAGGAGCTGCAGGTCCGCCTGGATGAGGCCGAATCGAACGCCCTGAAGGGAGGCAAGAAGGCCATTCAGAAGCTGGAGCAGCGCGTCCGCGAGCTCGAGTCGGAGCTGGACAGCGAACAGAGACGACATGCCGATGCCCAGAAGAACCTGCGCAAGTCGGAGCGTCGCATCAAGGAGCTGACCTTCCAGTCGGAGGAAGACCGCAAGAACCACGAGCGCATGCAGGATCTGGTTGACAAGCTGCAGCAGAAGATCAAGACTTACAAGAGGCAGATTGAGGAAGCCGAGGAGATCGCCGCCCTCAACTTGGCCAAGTTCCGCAAGGCCCAGCAGGAGCTGGAGGAAGCCGAGGAGCGTGCCGACATTGCCGAACAAGCTGCCACCAAATTCCGCACCAAGGGAGGACGTGCCGGTTCCGTACAGCGTGGTGCTAGCCCAGCA CCCCAGAGACAGCCGTCTGCCATGCCTGCTCTTGCAGGACTGAACCTTCCCACATTCGACGATCACGGTTTCTAA